One stretch of Roseimicrobium sp. ORNL1 DNA includes these proteins:
- a CDS encoding 3-dehydroquinate synthase, translating to MLERTFTVEYAQRVLFTRDMFGRENLVLRDLLASAREGDRVTKALVFVDSHVAEARPKLLTAIEAYAEAHSAVFSLAAPAVIVPGGETCKNDFAMVQQCWEAISEACLDRHSLVFVIGGGAVLDLVCFAAATAHRGIRHIRFPTTTLSQGDGGVGVKNGVNYFGKKNWVGSFAVPYAIVNDFALLETLPEREKRCGLIEAIKVALIRDAEFYYWLEKNADALAVLDHDALEHAVRRSAELHVEHITTNGDPFERGSARPLDFGHWVAHKLEQVSHFEIKHGEAVAIGMAVDLLYSVKEGILDDATAQRILALVRRVGFATYAPQLLESTEKGELVILAGLEEFREHLGGELTITLVPEIGRKIEVHEMDTSKIVETLNELVEARV from the coding sequence ATGCTGGAGAGAACATTTACGGTAGAATATGCGCAGCGCGTCCTGTTCACGCGGGACATGTTTGGGCGCGAGAACCTTGTGCTGCGCGATTTGCTGGCGTCCGCCCGTGAAGGTGATCGGGTGACCAAGGCGCTGGTGTTTGTAGACAGTCACGTGGCCGAGGCGCGACCCAAGCTTTTGACTGCCATCGAGGCGTATGCGGAGGCGCATTCAGCCGTGTTCTCCCTGGCAGCGCCGGCGGTGATCGTGCCTGGTGGCGAGACCTGCAAGAACGACTTCGCCATGGTCCAGCAGTGCTGGGAGGCCATCAGCGAGGCTTGTCTGGATCGGCATTCGCTCGTGTTCGTGATCGGCGGTGGTGCCGTGCTGGATCTGGTGTGCTTCGCCGCAGCCACGGCGCATCGCGGCATCCGACACATCCGCTTTCCCACCACCACCCTGAGCCAGGGAGATGGCGGTGTGGGTGTGAAGAATGGCGTGAACTACTTCGGCAAGAAGAACTGGGTGGGTAGCTTCGCCGTGCCCTATGCCATCGTGAATGACTTCGCGCTGCTCGAGACGCTGCCTGAACGGGAGAAGCGCTGTGGACTCATCGAGGCCATCAAGGTCGCCTTGATTCGCGATGCTGAGTTTTATTACTGGCTTGAGAAAAACGCCGACGCGCTGGCGGTGCTGGATCACGATGCCCTGGAGCACGCGGTGCGCCGCAGCGCGGAACTGCATGTGGAGCACATCACCACGAACGGCGATCCGTTTGAGCGAGGCTCAGCCAGGCCGCTCGACTTCGGCCACTGGGTCGCGCACAAGCTGGAGCAGGTGTCGCATTTCGAAATCAAGCATGGCGAGGCCGTGGCCATTGGCATGGCGGTGGACCTGCTCTATTCCGTGAAGGAGGGCATCCTGGATGACGCGACGGCGCAACGCATCCTCGCGCTCGTCCGCCGTGTAGGCTTTGCCACTTATGCACCGCAGCTTCTGGAATCCACGGAGAAGGGAGAACTTGTGATTCTCGCTGGCCTCGAGGAGTTCCGCGAGCACCTCGGTGGAGAGCTCACCATCACGCTCGTGCCTGAGATCGGGCGCAAGATCGAGGTGCACGAAATGGACACCTCGAAGATCGTGGAGACGCTGAACGAACTGGTGGAAGCGCGTGTGTAG
- the mtnP gene encoding S-methyl-5'-thioadenosine phosphorylase yields MPAAIGIIGGSGLYEIEGFAQSEELHVPTPFGEPSDRIIGGTMAGRHVYFLPRHGRGHRLLPTEVNHRANIWALRSLGVRWIIAVTAVGSLKEQYHPRNILLPDQFFDRTSRREHHTFFGNGIVAHVGFADPISPGLRTLLAEEARAEGATVHDGGTYVCMDGPAFSTRAESNANRQLGFDVIGMTNLPEAKLAREAEIALATLAMITDYDCWKTDEEPVTVEALLGHLHANSATAKHILARVIPRIPRDANWPEHRALDAALITDRKLWPEESVARLKPVLGRFL; encoded by the coding sequence ATCCCGGCCGCGATCGGCATCATTGGCGGCAGCGGTTTGTATGAGATCGAGGGGTTCGCGCAGAGTGAGGAGTTGCACGTGCCCACGCCGTTTGGCGAGCCGTCGGATCGCATCATCGGAGGCACCATGGCGGGACGGCATGTCTACTTCCTGCCGCGCCACGGACGTGGTCACCGGCTGCTGCCCACGGAGGTGAATCATCGCGCGAACATCTGGGCGCTGCGCTCACTCGGCGTGCGCTGGATCATCGCGGTCACGGCGGTGGGCAGCTTGAAGGAGCAGTATCACCCGCGGAACATCCTGCTGCCGGACCAGTTCTTTGATCGCACCTCGCGCCGGGAGCACCACACGTTCTTTGGAAATGGCATTGTCGCACACGTGGGCTTTGCGGATCCCATCAGCCCCGGACTTCGCACCCTGCTGGCGGAGGAGGCCCGGGCGGAAGGCGCCACGGTGCACGACGGCGGCACGTATGTCTGCATGGACGGCCCGGCCTTCTCCACGCGGGCCGAGTCGAATGCGAACCGCCAGCTTGGTTTCGATGTGATTGGCATGACGAACCTGCCCGAGGCCAAGCTCGCGCGCGAGGCGGAGATCGCCCTCGCCACCCTGGCCATGATCACCGACTACGACTGCTGGAAGACCGATGAAGAGCCGGTGACCGTGGAAGCGCTGCTGGGGCACCTGCATGCCAATTCCGCGACGGCGAAACACATCCTCGCCCGGGTCATCCCGCGTATCCCTAGGGATGCAAACTGGCCCGAGCATCGTGCCCTGGACGCCGCCCTCATCACGGATCGCAAGCTGTGGCCGGAGGAGAGCGTGGCAAGGCTCAAGCCCGTGCTGGGACGCTTCCTTTAA
- a CDS encoding UbiA family prenyltransferase: MFRPWLELARISNLPTVWTNVLAGWLLGFGRPEWQPLAWLLVGGSLMYTAGMILNDAADIRWDRENRKERPIPSGKVSLTAAWSVGLAMLFGGAAMAVWGAGACIWLTGALVVAILAYTLFHKPWSGSVLLMGSCRTLLYLVAGSAVTGGLDWTEHRELCVKAMALGAYIVGVSLAARYESKVHQSLTGKAPKIQQMVGGLSLLAPAVAAIWYAGVHQTWLAVAFAIASLVTVHTSLNWMRENPKWIGRAVSLLLASICLVDAAAVASVSMTAPILCLVAVQVAVLAQRKIAAT; this comes from the coding sequence ATGTTTCGTCCCTGGCTCGAACTCGCCCGCATCTCCAACCTGCCCACGGTTTGGACGAATGTGCTCGCGGGTTGGCTGCTGGGCTTCGGCAGGCCCGAGTGGCAGCCCCTGGCCTGGCTGCTGGTGGGCGGCTCGCTCATGTACACGGCGGGGATGATTCTCAACGATGCCGCGGACATCCGGTGGGACCGGGAGAATCGCAAGGAACGCCCCATCCCCAGCGGCAAGGTGTCCCTGACCGCTGCATGGTCGGTAGGGCTCGCAATGCTTTTCGGCGGCGCGGCGATGGCGGTGTGGGGAGCAGGCGCCTGCATCTGGCTCACCGGGGCACTGGTGGTGGCTATTCTGGCGTATACTCTTTTTCACAAGCCGTGGTCCGGCTCCGTGCTCCTCATGGGGAGCTGCCGCACGTTGCTGTATCTGGTGGCCGGATCCGCCGTCACGGGCGGGCTGGACTGGACTGAGCATCGTGAGCTGTGCGTGAAGGCCATGGCTCTCGGAGCGTACATTGTGGGCGTGAGTCTGGCGGCTCGCTATGAGTCCAAGGTGCATCAGTCCCTCACGGGCAAGGCCCCAAAAATTCAACAAATGGTGGGTGGCCTGAGCCTGCTGGCCCCTGCGGTGGCAGCCATCTGGTATGCGGGCGTGCACCAGACGTGGCTGGCTGTGGCCTTCGCCATCGCCTCACTGGTGACTGTGCACACATCCCTAAACTGGATGAGGGAAAATCCCAAGTGGATTGGCCGTGCGGTGAGCTTGCTGCTCGCTTCCATTTGTCTGGTGGATGCCGCGGCGGTGGCGTCTGTGAGTATGACTGCCCCCATCCTGTGCCTCGTGGCTGTGCAGGTTGCTGTTCTGGCTCAACGCAAGATTGCTGCTACCTGA
- a CDS encoding dynamin family protein — translation METSQGRMIGQDFLELRTRLEDALQSLAQLAPDAGAKDEHVTMLDNLVKSLDEPFVFVVVGEVGVGKSTLLNALFGADLSNAGVIPTTDRILFYKHGPKVKRVPITRTLEEVFVPVEFLKDFHVVDTPGTDSVSKEHQEITEKFIPASDLVLFVISAVNPWGSSAWQFLERVHKDWMQHVIFVLGQCDLRTTEEVASILDYMRQLSRQRFGREFPVFPVSAKSAYLSRSSGLDRDRLYMSSGFPQLEAHISKTIVGNTQRAGKLEHALKLARELLAALQSTAGGRVASREEKSRLLGELEAEFAGIEERSHAKLTGVIDASAADFGRAAGEAAGNIQKMLTVAAAYGSMRKEKRIVTGIERTVLDQVWEPNAARWVQASKIIEDDVSAAADHLSGQFGAGLKVQVREELRPDASFWETHRHRLRQHLEDMLHRVVYRLGVEKEVIPAFARSRRLATTSVLVMIVALIGGAVLVSQGLGAIAASFSGVGLLVAGGVALACKRVLHSASQMVDQRLKESEQDLHRSLEGEVRQEVQDLYAGMASILQPTRERLAEQKKRHHSLQEQIAGLDVTFRTLEADLEKLSSQRAG, via the coding sequence ATGGAGACCAGCCAGGGCAGGATGATAGGCCAGGATTTCCTGGAGCTGCGCACCAGGCTGGAGGATGCCCTGCAATCACTGGCGCAGCTCGCGCCGGACGCGGGCGCGAAGGACGAGCATGTCACCATGCTCGACAACCTGGTGAAGAGCCTGGATGAGCCCTTCGTCTTCGTCGTGGTCGGCGAGGTTGGTGTGGGCAAGTCCACGCTGCTCAATGCGCTCTTCGGAGCGGATCTCTCCAACGCCGGAGTCATCCCCACCACGGATCGCATCCTCTTTTACAAGCATGGGCCGAAGGTGAAGCGCGTGCCCATCACCCGCACGCTGGAGGAGGTCTTCGTCCCCGTGGAGTTCCTGAAGGACTTCCATGTGGTGGACACGCCCGGCACGGACTCCGTGTCGAAGGAGCACCAGGAGATCACGGAGAAGTTCATTCCGGCCTCGGACCTCGTGTTGTTCGTCATCTCTGCCGTCAATCCCTGGGGCTCTTCTGCGTGGCAGTTTCTGGAGCGGGTGCACAAGGACTGGATGCAGCACGTCATCTTCGTGCTGGGTCAGTGCGACCTGCGCACCACTGAGGAGGTGGCCTCCATTCTGGACTACATGAGGCAGCTCAGCCGGCAGCGTTTCGGCCGGGAGTTTCCAGTCTTTCCTGTCTCCGCAAAGAGCGCCTATCTCTCACGCAGCTCGGGATTGGACCGCGACCGGCTCTACATGAGCAGCGGCTTCCCACAGCTCGAGGCGCACATTTCCAAGACCATCGTCGGCAATACGCAGCGGGCTGGAAAACTGGAGCATGCGCTGAAGCTGGCCCGCGAGCTCCTCGCCGCCCTGCAATCCACCGCGGGAGGACGCGTGGCAAGCCGTGAGGAGAAGTCGCGCCTGCTGGGAGAATTGGAGGCGGAGTTCGCCGGCATTGAGGAGCGTTCCCATGCCAAACTCACGGGTGTCATCGATGCCTCGGCTGCAGACTTTGGTCGTGCGGCCGGCGAAGCTGCCGGGAACATCCAGAAGATGCTCACCGTGGCGGCCGCCTATGGCAGCATGCGGAAGGAAAAGCGCATTGTGACCGGCATCGAGCGCACCGTGCTGGACCAGGTGTGGGAACCGAACGCCGCGCGCTGGGTGCAGGCCTCGAAGATCATCGAGGATGATGTGAGTGCCGCGGCCGACCACTTGAGCGGCCAGTTCGGCGCGGGCTTGAAGGTGCAGGTGCGTGAGGAACTCCGACCGGATGCTTCGTTCTGGGAAACGCATCGTCATCGGCTCCGCCAGCACCTGGAGGACATGCTGCATCGGGTGGTGTACCGCCTCGGGGTGGAGAAGGAGGTCATACCAGCCTTTGCCCGGTCCCGGCGTCTGGCGACCACTTCCGTGCTGGTCATGATTGTGGCCCTGATAGGTGGCGCGGTGCTGGTGAGCCAGGGCTTGGGCGCCATCGCCGCGAGCTTTTCCGGCGTGGGCCTGCTGGTCGCGGGAGGTGTGGCGCTGGCCTGCAAGCGGGTGTTGCATTCGGCCTCCCAAATGGTGGACCAACGACTGAAGGAGTCGGAGCAGGACCTGCACCGTTCCCTGGAGGGTGAGGTGCGTCAGGAAGTGCAGGATCTCTATGCCGGGATGGCCTCCATCCTGCAGCCGACACGTGAGCGACTTGCCGAGCAGAAGAAACGCCACCATTCCCTACAGGAGCAGATTGCCGGGCTGGACGTGACGTTCCGCACTTTGGAGGCAGATCTGGAAAAGCTCTCCAGCCAGCGGGCCGGGTGA
- a CDS encoding polysaccharide deacetylase family protein has protein sequence MFLSIWVGIILAGGQTGCSTLSKKEAEVRPPIAAENRPVQPPANSGGRGMRNGDFYTIPKVPPPGAKNSYSSVNVNGPYIAITFDDGPHPVNTPRLLNMLAERNIKATFFVVGQLAKEHPQIIRRILAEGHEIANHTMTHPTLTRISDDRIRREIGDTHKALVDIAGYHTRLFRPPGGATNARLKQWFHDEYGYSTILWTVDPQDWKRPGVSVVTSRLVNGARPGAILLCHDLHAPTVDAMPATLDQLLAKGYKFVTVSQLLNMESAAPASSVAAVTPAADPAPIPSGLPPVPNGNPMPVPAPAPGAVIPFQKGQPPVVNGIPSEGGAVPLR, from the coding sequence ATGTTCCTTTCCATTTGGGTCGGTATCATTCTAGCAGGCGGACAGACCGGCTGCTCTACTCTCAGCAAGAAGGAGGCGGAAGTCCGCCCCCCCATTGCTGCTGAGAACCGCCCTGTGCAGCCGCCAGCAAACTCCGGCGGTCGTGGAATGCGCAACGGTGATTTCTACACGATTCCCAAGGTCCCGCCGCCCGGTGCCAAGAACTCCTATTCCTCGGTGAATGTGAATGGCCCGTACATCGCCATCACCTTCGATGACGGTCCGCATCCCGTGAACACACCCCGCCTGCTGAACATGCTCGCGGAGCGCAACATCAAGGCCACCTTCTTCGTGGTGGGCCAGCTCGCAAAGGAGCATCCGCAAATCATCCGCCGCATCCTGGCGGAAGGACATGAGATTGCGAACCACACCATGACCCACCCCACGCTCACCCGCATTTCCGACGACCGCATTCGTCGCGAGATTGGTGACACGCATAAGGCGCTGGTAGACATCGCTGGGTATCACACCCGCCTCTTCCGCCCACCGGGTGGTGCCACGAATGCCCGTCTGAAGCAGTGGTTCCACGATGAGTACGGCTACAGCACCATCCTGTGGACCGTGGATCCCCAGGACTGGAAACGCCCCGGCGTGAGTGTGGTGACCAGCCGCTTGGTGAATGGCGCCCGCCCCGGAGCCATCCTGCTGTGCCATGACCTTCATGCGCCCACCGTGGACGCCATGCCTGCCACGCTGGATCAGTTGCTCGCCAAGGGCTACAAATTCGTGACCGTGAGCCAGCTCTTGAACATGGAGTCTGCCGCTCCGGCCTCCTCCGTGGCAGCGGTCACTCCGGCTGCCGATCCTGCGCCCATTCCCTCGGGTTTGCCTCCTGTCCCCAATGGAAACCCCATGCCGGTACCAGCGCCCGCTCCAGGCGCGGTGATTCCCTTCCAGAAAGGCCAGCCACCGGTCGTGAATGGCATTCCTTCTGAAGGAGGAGCCGTACCACTGCGCTAG
- a CDS encoding NIPSNAP family protein encodes MKHLAILLCSFLIAAMAPAADSPVYELRTYTTNEGKLPDLLKRFRDHTCKLFERHGMKNIGYWVPIDKENGSENTLIYILEHKSREAAKASFDAFAKDPEWKAVREASETNGKILAKAPESVFMTLTDFSPPVKVGAGSGPRVFELRIYTTPDGKLDALHTRFREHTMKLFEKHGMTNLPYFKVMDEDKGAKNKLIYLLAHNSKDAGLASFGAFRQDPDWIKAKGESEKDGSLTIPQPDGVKSIYMEATDFSPVK; translated from the coding sequence ATGAAACATCTAGCCATCCTCCTCTGCTCTTTCCTTATCGCCGCCATGGCACCTGCCGCTGATTCTCCCGTCTACGAGCTTCGCACGTACACCACCAACGAAGGCAAGCTGCCGGATCTGCTGAAGCGATTCCGCGATCACACGTGCAAGCTTTTTGAAAGGCACGGCATGAAGAACATCGGCTACTGGGTGCCCATCGATAAGGAGAACGGCTCGGAGAACACGCTCATCTACATCCTGGAACACAAGAGCCGCGAGGCTGCGAAGGCTTCATTCGATGCATTCGCCAAGGACCCTGAATGGAAGGCTGTCCGCGAAGCCAGCGAGACGAATGGCAAGATCCTCGCCAAGGCACCCGAGTCCGTCTTCATGACCCTCACGGATTTCTCACCCCCTGTGAAGGTGGGTGCCGGCAGCGGTCCCCGTGTGTTTGAACTGCGCATCTACACCACGCCCGATGGCAAGCTCGATGCACTCCACACCCGCTTCCGTGAGCACACGATGAAGCTCTTCGAAAAGCATGGCATGACGAACCTGCCGTACTTCAAGGTGATGGATGAAGACAAAGGCGCGAAGAACAAGCTCATCTACCTGCTCGCGCACAACAGCAAGGATGCTGGACTGGCATCCTTCGGCGCCTTCCGTCAAGACCCTGACTGGATCAAAGCCAAGGGTGAAAGCGAGAAGGATGGCTCCCTCACCATCCCGCAGCCGGACGGTGTGAAGTCCATCTACATGGAAGCGACGGATTTCTCGCCGGTCAAGTAG
- a CDS encoding PHB depolymerase family esterase, which produces MRFFIPLSCAALCFAGSLFAEAPATTSKSFESEITIKLGYKYMLTLPEGYDADKAKEWPLVVFLHGAGERGDNLELLKKHGPPKLIAAGKKIPAIVVSPQVPTGEFWNPHGVKALVDQVKKDYRVDAKRVYLTGISMGGFGTFDTITAYPDVFAAALPICGGAGINVVKFAPLKDLPIWIFHGGKDPAVPVAYTEMAEKWFKRNGGGANVKVTIYPEALHDSWTQTYDNEEVWTWLFQQARK; this is translated from the coding sequence ATGCGATTTTTCATCCCCCTTTCCTGTGCTGCGCTTTGCTTCGCCGGCAGCCTCTTTGCAGAGGCACCTGCGACTACCTCGAAATCCTTCGAGAGCGAGATCACCATTAAGCTTGGTTACAAATACATGCTGACGCTGCCGGAAGGGTATGACGCGGACAAGGCGAAGGAATGGCCGTTGGTCGTCTTCCTGCACGGAGCGGGGGAGCGCGGGGATAATCTGGAGTTGCTCAAGAAGCACGGTCCGCCCAAGCTCATCGCCGCTGGGAAGAAAATTCCGGCCATCGTGGTATCACCGCAAGTTCCCACGGGTGAATTTTGGAATCCGCATGGGGTGAAGGCGCTCGTGGATCAGGTGAAGAAAGACTATCGCGTGGACGCGAAGCGTGTGTACCTCACCGGCATCAGCATGGGCGGCTTTGGCACGTTCGATACCATCACGGCGTATCCAGATGTGTTCGCCGCTGCCCTTCCCATTTGCGGAGGAGCCGGCATCAATGTGGTGAAGTTTGCGCCGCTCAAGGACCTGCCCATCTGGATCTTCCATGGCGGCAAGGATCCCGCGGTGCCAGTGGCATATACTGAGATGGCCGAGAAGTGGTTCAAGCGCAACGGCGGCGGAGCCAATGTGAAGGTGACCATCTATCCTGAGGCATTGCATGACTCGTGGACGCAGACCTACGACAATGAGGAGGTGTGGACGTGGCTGTTCCAGCAGGCGAGGAAGTAA
- a CDS encoding GDSL-type esterase/lipase family protein, producing the protein MKRTAFITLAAAAAAFAGFAQPAHAITKVACVGDSITAGAGVKDPAKRYPTQLGVLLGKDYEVKNFGVSGSTMLDQGDKPYKKEKAFTQALEFKPDIVVIKLGTNDSKPQNWAKKEGFADSTKSLVEAFQKANPKAKVYLCTPAPVISSGNFGIREEIVKPEIIPLVKQVAGEMKLEVIDIYSALAGKDALLPDRVHPNDEGATVIAKTVYEALFKPRS; encoded by the coding sequence ATGAAACGCACCGCCTTCATCACTCTCGCCGCCGCCGCTGCTGCTTTTGCCGGCTTTGCCCAGCCAGCCCATGCCATCACCAAGGTCGCCTGTGTGGGTGACAGCATCACCGCAGGCGCCGGTGTGAAGGACCCCGCCAAGCGCTATCCCACCCAACTCGGAGTCTTGCTCGGCAAGGACTATGAAGTGAAAAACTTCGGCGTCAGCGGGTCCACGATGCTCGACCAGGGCGACAAGCCCTACAAGAAGGAGAAGGCCTTCACGCAGGCGCTGGAATTCAAGCCGGACATCGTGGTGATCAAGCTCGGCACGAACGACAGCAAGCCGCAAAACTGGGCCAAGAAAGAGGGGTTCGCGGACTCCACCAAGTCCCTCGTGGAAGCCTTCCAAAAAGCGAATCCCAAGGCGAAGGTCTACCTCTGCACGCCGGCCCCGGTGATCAGCTCCGGAAATTTCGGCATCCGTGAGGAGATTGTGAAGCCCGAGATCATCCCGCTGGTGAAGCAGGTGGCCGGTGAAATGAAGCTTGAGGTTATCGACATCTACAGCGCCCTCGCCGGCAAGGATGCGCTGCTGCCTGACCGCGTGCATCCCAATGACGAGGGTGCCACGGTGATCGCGAAGACCGTGTACGAAGCTCTGTTTAAGCCCCGCTCGTAA